A genome region from Pseudanabaena sp. Chao 1811 includes the following:
- a CDS encoding DNA recombination-mediator protein A has protein sequence MTQSINLPKLDDFLQELATIQQQGSKRIAFLGSRHVPLTHQLLIELLSYALALSGNSIITSGATGTNFAAIRGALRADPNLLTVILPQSLDRQPYESREQLENVIHLIEHSENDTLSLAEASSRCNQEIISKCQQLICFAFHGSETLLQTCRDAEEQRKVVTLFYFD, from the coding sequence TTGACTCAGTCAATTAATCTACCCAAGCTAGACGACTTTTTGCAGGAGCTTGCGACGATCCAGCAGCAAGGCTCGAAGCGGATCGCGTTTTTAGGTTCCCGCCATGTGCCATTGACTCACCAATTGCTGATCGAACTGCTCAGCTATGCCTTGGCGCTATCTGGGAACAGTATTATTACCTCTGGGGCAACAGGTACAAATTTTGCTGCTATTCGGGGCGCTTTGCGTGCCGATCCCAATCTATTGACTGTGATTTTGCCACAAAGTCTCGATAGACAGCCCTATGAGTCTCGCGAGCAGCTAGAAAATGTCATTCATCTAATTGAACATAGCGAGAATGACACGCTGTCTCTTGCCGAAGCAAGTAGCCGATGCAACCAAGAAATTATTTCTAAATGTCAGCAACTGATTTGCTTTGCTTTTCATGGCAGTGAGACTTTGCTACAGACCTGTCGTGATGCCGAAGAACAGCGCAAGGTAGTAACCTTATTCTATTTTGATTAA
- the miaA gene encoding tRNA (adenosine(37)-N6)-dimethylallyltransferase MiaA, which produces MNSIGLIVILGATATGKTSLAIALAKHLNAPILSADSRQVYRYLDIGTAKPSIKERQGIPHYLIDIIEPDQTLTLADYQDQAQTLIAKFHAEGVTPILVGGSGLYIKAITAGLKIPRVPPQPHLRSQLEELGQHYCYQVLQQVDPVGATKIHANDQVRTLRSLEVFYVTGQPLSSQQYEQPPSYPIVQIGLDCADLDAYRKLVGDRTEQMLAQGWLDEIRDLQQRYGVDLPLLKTLGYGEMSDYLANKTDLATAKELTIIHTCQFAKRQRTWFRGSGNGDLPIHWLPTGSNWEDAIAML; this is translated from the coding sequence ATGAATTCTATTGGTTTAATTGTAATCTTAGGGGCAACGGCAACGGGAAAGACAAGTCTGGCGATCGCTCTAGCGAAACATCTCAATGCGCCAATTTTGAGTGCTGACTCGCGCCAAGTTTATCGCTATCTCGACATTGGTACAGCCAAGCCAAGCATCAAGGAACGTCAAGGGATTCCCCATTACTTGATCGATATTATTGAACCTGACCAAACCTTGACCCTTGCTGACTATCAAGATCAAGCCCAAACTTTAATTGCCAAGTTCCATGCGGAGGGAGTTACACCCATCTTAGTTGGTGGGTCGGGGCTATATATTAAGGCAATTACCGCAGGGCTAAAGATTCCCCGTGTGCCACCGCAACCACATCTGCGATCGCAACTTGAGGAATTAGGACAACACTATTGCTATCAAGTCTTACAACAGGTCGATCCTGTCGGTGCAACGAAAATCCATGCTAACGATCAAGTTAGAACCTTGCGATCGCTAGAGGTGTTTTATGTAACGGGTCAGCCTCTCTCATCTCAGCAATACGAGCAACCGCCAAGTTATCCCATTGTCCAGATTGGATTGGATTGCGCCGATCTCGATGCTTATCGGAAATTAGTAGGCGATCGCACTGAGCAAATGTTGGCACAGGGTTGGCTTGATGAAATTCGTGATTTGCAACAGCGCTATGGTGTGGATCTACCCCTTTTAAAAACCCTTGGCTATGGTGAAATGTCGGACTATTTAGCCAATAAAACTGATTTAGCAACGGCAAAAGAACTCACGATTATCCATACCTGCCAATTTGCCAAACGCCAAAGAACATGGTTTCGCGGTTCGGGTAATGGCGATTTACCAATTCATTGGTTGCCGACGGGAAGTAATTGGGAAGATGCGATCGCAATGCTATAA
- a CDS encoding pentapeptide repeat-containing protein, protein MKTKLIAMLAILGSIWWVKPVAAYDPVQLQQLLQTKQCGGCDLTNANLTGANLSQAHLIGADLTGANLRGSNLTGANLEGADLTGANLEKANLTRAFATNAIFNESNLTGANLTNASLLHANLRRANVSNTIFKNANLAGADFTGSNYNLAIAD, encoded by the coding sequence ATGAAAACTAAATTAATTGCAATGTTAGCTATATTGGGCAGCATTTGGTGGGTAAAACCTGTAGCAGCTTATGATCCTGTGCAACTTCAGCAACTGCTCCAAACTAAGCAATGTGGAGGTTGTGATCTAACTAATGCCAACCTTACAGGGGCAAATCTAAGCCAAGCCCATTTGATCGGTGCAGATCTCACAGGTGCAAACCTCAGGGGTTCCAATCTCACAGGTGCAAACCTTGAAGGTGCAGATCTCACAGGTGCAAACCTTGAAAAAGCTAATCTCACTAGAGCTTTTGCCACCAATGCTATTTTCAATGAAAGTAATTTAACGGGAGCCAATTTAACTAACGCTTCGCTGTTACATGCCAATTTACGCAGAGCAAATGTGAGCAACACTATTTTTAAAAATGCCAATCTAGCTGGCGCTGACTTTACTGGCTCAAATTACAACCTCGCGATCGCTGATTAA
- a CDS encoding 2Fe-2S iron-sulfur cluster-binding protein, producing the protein MSYHIRIHDRQNDKLYEADIEGDRYILESLEDQGINLPFSCLNGACTACAMRVKSGQIDQHEVIGLSKTLQDEGYALICSGYALSDLDLETQDEDEVYRLQFGNFFAQRKRRWFEFSLPIEAD; encoded by the coding sequence ATGTCTTATCACATTCGCATTCACGATCGCCAAAATGACAAGCTCTACGAAGCTGACATCGAAGGCGATCGCTATATTCTGGAATCCCTAGAAGATCAAGGGATTAACCTCCCTTTTTCCTGTTTGAATGGTGCTTGTACCGCCTGTGCCATGCGGGTTAAGTCTGGACAAATCGATCAGCATGAAGTCATTGGTTTGTCTAAGACCTTGCAGGATGAGGGATATGCGCTGATTTGCTCTGGATATGCGCTCTCAGATCTAGATCTAGAAACTCAGGACGAAGATGAGGTCTACCGCTTACAGTTTGGTAACTTTTTTGCTCAGCGGAAACGGCGGTGGTTTGAGTTTAGTTTACCGATTGAGGCTGATTAA
- a CDS encoding pyridoxamine 5'-phosphate oxidase family protein translates to MAKFYDRLTTELQTFIEAQHIFFVATAPNDGRVNLSPKGMDALRIISESEIAYLDLTGSGNETAAHLLENGRITIMLCSFTEKPLILRLYGQGVSIRSKDAQWQEYLSLFPAIAGTRQIVRVNVESVQTSCGFAVPFYEFLGDRPTLKEWAETKGEEGVHEYRQNKNRQSIDGLPTGI, encoded by the coding sequence ATGGCTAAATTTTATGACCGCCTGACGACTGAGTTACAAACATTCATCGAAGCTCAGCACATTTTCTTTGTGGCAACAGCTCCTAATGATGGACGTGTTAATCTTTCTCCCAAAGGGATGGATGCGCTACGAATTATTAGTGAATCAGAAATTGCCTATCTCGACCTCACAGGCAGTGGCAATGAAACCGCCGCCCATCTGCTGGAAAATGGCAGAATTACGATCATGCTCTGTAGCTTTACCGAAAAGCCGCTAATCCTGCGTCTCTATGGTCAAGGCGTATCCATCCGCTCTAAAGATGCCCAATGGCAGGAATATCTATCCCTATTTCCCGCGATCGCAGGTACAAGACAAATCGTGCGCGTCAATGTCGAATCAGTGCAAACCTCCTGTGGGTTTGCGGTTCCCTTTTATGAATTTCTAGGCGATCGCCCCACACTCAAGGAATGGGCAGAAACAAAAGGTGAAGAGGGGGTTCACGAATATCGTCAGAACAAGAATCGCCAGAGCATCGATGGTTTACCAACTGGGATTTAA
- a CDS encoding pyridoxal phosphate-dependent aminotransferase translates to MQLAKRLRNIQPSLTLAIDAKAKAMKASGIDVCSFSAGEPDFDTPDHIKAAAKLALDQGKTRYTAASGIPELKQAIAAKLLRENHLTYKPEQIIVTNGGKHSLYNLMMAILDEGDEVIIPVPFWVSYPEMAKLAEATPVFVVTSEDNGYKITPEQLEAAITPKTKLFVLNSPSNPTGMVYSPEEIKALADVLERHPQVYIVSDEIYEKILYDGATHLSIATVSQTMYDRTIISNGFAKGYSMTGWRIGYLAGALDIIKAATTIQGHSTSNVCTFAQYGAVTALNSSQDCVETMRKAFEERRDVMYDLLTSISGITCPKPDGAFYLFPSIKAFGIPSLEFCDKLLDGFQVAVIPGIAFGIDHAIRLSYATDLKTIHEGCDRIRQFIEKNF, encoded by the coding sequence ATGCAACTGGCAAAACGACTTCGTAATATTCAGCCTTCCTTAACTTTAGCGATCGACGCAAAAGCTAAGGCAATGAAGGCTAGTGGAATTGATGTTTGTAGCTTTAGTGCTGGCGAACCCGACTTTGATACCCCCGATCACATCAAGGCTGCTGCTAAATTAGCACTCGATCAAGGCAAGACTCGCTATACTGCTGCCTCAGGTATACCCGAACTCAAACAAGCGATCGCCGCCAAACTCCTGCGCGAAAATCACCTAACTTACAAGCCCGAACAAATCATCGTCACCAATGGCGGCAAGCACTCGCTCTACAATCTGATGATGGCGATCTTGGATGAGGGCGACGAAGTCATTATTCCTGTGCCTTTCTGGGTGAGCTATCCCGAAATGGCAAAACTTGCCGAGGCAACACCCGTATTTGTCGTCACCTCTGAAGACAATGGCTACAAAATTACTCCTGAGCAATTAGAAGCGGCGATCACTCCTAAGACCAAGCTATTTGTTCTCAATTCTCCCTCTAATCCCACAGGCATGGTCTATTCGCCTGAGGAAATTAAAGCTCTGGCGGATGTCCTAGAGCGACATCCTCAGGTTTATATCGTCTCCGATGAGATTTACGAAAAGATTCTCTACGATGGTGCAACCCATCTCAGCATCGCCACGGTTAGCCAGACTATGTACGATCGCACGATCATTAGTAATGGCTTTGCCAAGGGCTACTCGATGACGGGTTGGCGGATTGGTTATCTCGCAGGCGCGTTAGACATTATTAAAGCTGCCACTACCATCCAAGGACATAGCACCTCGAACGTCTGTACCTTTGCCCAGTATGGTGCAGTCACAGCTCTCAACAGTTCTCAAGACTGTGTGGAAACAATGCGGAAAGCCTTTGAGGAACGCCGTGATGTGATGTATGACCTGCTAACTTCCATTTCAGGCATTACCTGCCCTAAACCCGATGGCGCATTCTATCTATTCCCTAGCATCAAAGCCTTTGGTATCCCTTCTTTAGAATTTTGTGACAAACTCCTAGATGGCTTTCAAGTTGCCGTAATCCCAGGGATAGCTTTTGGTATCGATCATGCCATTCGTCTTTCCTACGCGACCGACTTAAAAACAATTCACGAAGGTTGCGATCGCATTCGCCAATTTATCGAAAAAAATTTTTAG
- a CDS encoding type II secretion system F family protein, with protein MAKFQANLKDIKGKSVQQTMVAETLKEARDTWRQKGFVIQDIKEVKSGFSFSAITMKKVTVKDLALFSRQLATLVNAGVSMVRGLGVMVDQCSNPRLKIALTEVLDDVQQGTNFSDALRKHPKVFDKLYCAMVQAGETGGVLDDVLARLATLLEDSARLTNQIKSAMTYPIVVTSIAVIIFLAMCIFIIPIFDGVFKSLGGELPAFTQILVNISNFLKSPSVLILPITFFGLGIVYNRVYATPAGKLYFDGLFLKLPLFGDLVVKTAVARFARTFGSLSRAGVPILASLEITAETAGNLVISNAIESARNAVREGGQIAPAMEKTEVFPVMALQMVSIGEETGEIDKMLMKVADFYENEVEEAVKALTSLMEPLMIVVLGGMVGSIIVGMYLPIFSIMDKIK; from the coding sequence ATGGCAAAGTTTCAAGCCAATCTAAAGGACATTAAGGGTAAATCTGTACAGCAAACAATGGTTGCCGAAACCCTCAAAGAGGCTCGTGATACTTGGCGACAAAAGGGTTTTGTTATTCAAGATATCAAAGAAGTGAAGAGCGGGTTTAGTTTTTCCGCTATCACAATGAAGAAAGTAACGGTCAAGGATTTGGCGTTATTTTCCCGACAATTAGCAACCTTGGTCAATGCAGGGGTATCAATGGTGCGTGGTTTGGGGGTCATGGTTGATCAGTGTTCCAATCCCCGACTGAAAATCGCCCTCACCGAAGTTCTTGATGATGTGCAGCAAGGTACTAACTTCTCTGATGCGCTACGGAAGCACCCCAAGGTATTTGACAAACTGTATTGTGCGATGGTGCAAGCAGGGGAAACGGGTGGTGTGTTAGATGATGTCTTAGCTCGTCTAGCGACATTGCTCGAAGATTCAGCACGTTTAACTAACCAGATTAAGTCAGCGATGACCTACCCGATCGTAGTTACGTCGATCGCCGTAATCATCTTCTTAGCCATGTGTATTTTCATCATTCCGATCTTTGATGGTGTATTTAAGAGCTTAGGTGGTGAGTTACCTGCATTTACACAAATATTGGTCAATATCAGTAACTTCTTAAAGAGTCCCTCGGTCTTGATTTTGCCGATTACTTTCTTTGGATTGGGTATTGTTTACAATCGTGTGTATGCAACCCCTGCGGGTAAGCTCTATTTTGATGGATTGTTCTTGAAATTGCCTTTGTTTGGTGATCTCGTTGTCAAAACTGCGGTTGCTCGATTTGCACGGACATTTGGTTCACTCTCCCGTGCAGGTGTACCAATTTTGGCTTCACTGGAAATTACTGCCGAGACCGCAGGTAATCTGGTGATCTCGAATGCGATCGAGTCTGCCAGAAATGCGGTGCGAGAAGGTGGTCAGATTGCACCTGCAATGGAAAAAACGGAAGTATTTCCTGTGATGGCTTTGCAAATGGTCAGCATTGGTGAAGAAACTGGGGAAATCGACAAGATGTTGATGAAGGTGGCTGACTTTTACGAAAATGAAGTTGAGGAAGCGGTCAAAGCACTGACAAGTTTAATGGAACCTTTGATGATCGTTGTATTAGGCGGCATGGTTGGTTCGATTATCGTCGGGATGTACTTACCGATCTTCTCGATTATGGACAAAATCAAATAA
- a CDS encoding thermonuclease family protein encodes MTAANMQKLMNSKTGQKRSLDNSLTRPLILVALLLAFLIIANIAIAMMQPKEKVNGELWLINRVVSGQTVEASILSNPNMTVQRVRLLGISAPLKEQSPWGDRSRQRLSDLIKEQKVILEFDVKQKDNSDRLLAYIWKDNLLVNQYLVSEGLAIADPYPPNVKYDARISRAQSKARLQELGIWDTQNPLRLSPRDFRRQLGN; translated from the coding sequence ATGACTGCTGCGAATATGCAAAAGTTGATGAATTCTAAAACTGGGCAGAAGCGATCGCTTGATAATTCTTTGACCCGTCCATTAATTTTAGTTGCCTTGTTACTTGCCTTCCTAATCATCGCCAATATTGCGATCGCGATGATGCAGCCTAAGGAAAAGGTGAATGGTGAGCTATGGCTAATTAATCGCGTGGTGAGTGGGCAAACCGTCGAAGCTTCTATTTTGAGCAATCCGAATATGACTGTGCAGCGAGTACGATTGCTCGGTATCAGTGCGCCACTCAAAGAACAGTCCCCTTGGGGCGATCGCTCTCGTCAACGCCTATCAGACTTGATCAAGGAGCAGAAGGTCATCCTCGAATTTGATGTGAAGCAAAAGGATAATTCTGATCGCCTGCTTGCCTATATTTGGAAAGATAATTTATTAGTAAATCAATATTTAGTCTCGGAGGGCTTAGCGATCGCTGACCCCTATCCACCCAATGTAAAGTATGACGCAAGGATTAGCCGCGCCCAATCAAAGGCAAGATTGCAAGAGTTAGGCATTTGGGACACACAAAACCCTCTACGGCTCAGTCCTAGAGACTTTCGCCGTCAATTAGGGAATTAA
- a CDS encoding SGNH/GDSL hydrolase family protein: MNKIYFPIAIIAILICGYLGLNLGLLDDRTLRNNINEILGSDPYELKTYPVNPDLTKRDLNKPLVVFFGDSRTVDWTEIPNIPFEFINRGINGQTSEQVLGRLSAHVASLSPQIVVVQVGVNDLADLTTLPNAPRNIINNCKQNIQKIVDKLAKEVKATVILTTIFPTGESQSFQWSEEADRAIIEVNQFIKSLKSDRVIILDAAALLADERGKVRQIYSRDLLHLNKQGYTMLNEELLKILTNYRNSTSQRLDS; the protein is encoded by the coding sequence ATGAACAAAATTTATTTCCCTATAGCAATCATTGCGATTTTGATTTGTGGATATTTAGGTCTAAATTTGGGGCTTCTAGATGATCGTACTCTCAGAAACAACATCAATGAAATTCTAGGCTCAGATCCCTACGAATTAAAAACCTATCCTGTTAATCCAGATTTGACAAAACGCGATCTCAACAAACCCTTAGTTGTATTTTTTGGAGACTCCCGTACAGTAGATTGGACAGAGATCCCTAATATCCCCTTTGAATTTATCAACCGCGGCATTAATGGACAAACTTCTGAACAAGTATTAGGGAGGCTATCAGCTCATGTTGCATCATTATCACCCCAAATCGTCGTTGTCCAAGTCGGCGTAAACGACCTAGCAGATTTGACGACATTGCCCAATGCGCCACGTAATATCATCAATAACTGCAAACAAAATATTCAAAAAATTGTTGATAAATTAGCCAAAGAAGTAAAGGCAACTGTCATTCTCACTACGATTTTCCCGACAGGTGAGTCGCAATCCTTCCAATGGTCAGAAGAAGCTGATCGCGCAATTATTGAGGTTAATCAATTTATCAAATCACTCAAAAGCGATCGCGTTATTATTTTAGACGCGGCGGCTTTGTTAGCAGATGAGCGTGGTAAAGTTCGCCAAATTTATAGCCGCGATCTTCTGCACCTCAATAAACAAGGTTATACAATGCTGAATGAGGAGTTATTGAAAATACTGACGAATTACAGAAATAGTACTTCACAAAGATTGGACAGTTAA
- a CDS encoding NAD(P)-dependent oxidoreductase, giving the protein MTQKIAFLGLGLMGGAMAANLVKRGYSVIGWNRTKGRPTIAPFTNAGGTLAQTLQEAVSDADVIFSCLGDVPDVTEVLIGEQGAMNFAKANALFIDTSTIGSDAAKVIANALMHDGLRFLDAPVSGGDVGARNGTLTFMVGGNPEDLQECRPLFEAMGSNIKHCGAIGSGQAVKLCNQTLVSVYMLALCETMQMAKKMGIDPQLVVDVCGSGAAGSWALTNLGMKVATGDYQPGFAIKHMLKDLRLVQEISQGIAQDSDPQDFATNLPAIALAIENFQKVSQLDDGQGAEQGTQAMIRAYQ; this is encoded by the coding sequence ATGACTCAGAAGATTGCATTTCTTGGTTTGGGCTTAATGGGTGGGGCAATGGCTGCCAATCTGGTGAAACGGGGGTATTCAGTCATCGGATGGAATCGTACTAAAGGTCGCCCCACGATCGCCCCATTTACCAATGCAGGTGGTACATTAGCCCAGACTTTACAAGAAGCAGTCAGCGATGCCGATGTCATATTTTCCTGTCTCGGTGATGTACCTGATGTCACCGAGGTACTAATTGGCGAGCAGGGAGCCATGAATTTTGCTAAAGCCAATGCCCTATTTATCGATACCAGCACCATCGGCAGTGATGCCGCCAAAGTTATTGCCAATGCTTTAATGCACGATGGTTTACGCTTTTTGGATGCGCCAGTATCGGGTGGAGATGTGGGCGCACGCAATGGCACATTAACCTTTATGGTCGGTGGCAATCCTGAGGATTTACAAGAATGTAGACCACTCTTTGAGGCGATGGGCAGCAATATTAAACATTGTGGAGCGATCGGCAGTGGTCAAGCTGTAAAACTCTGCAACCAAACCCTTGTATCTGTATATATGCTTGCCCTTTGCGAAACGATGCAGATGGCGAAAAAAATGGGTATCGATCCACAGTTGGTCGTCGATGTTTGTGGAAGTGGGGCGGCTGGTTCATGGGCTTTAACTAATCTTGGGATGAAAGTTGCCACAGGCGATTATCAACCGGGATTTGCAATTAAACATATGCTCAAGGACTTGCGCCTCGTCCAAGAAATTAGTCAGGGAATTGCTCAAGATTCAGATCCCCAAGATTTTGCCACCAATTTACCCGCGATCGCCCTCGCCATTGAGAATTTCCAAAAGGTGAGTCAACTTGATGATGGTCAAGGTGCAGAACAGGGCACACAAGCAATGATTCGTGCTTATCAATAA
- a CDS encoding LeuD/DmdB family oxidoreductase small subunit, whose protein sequence is MSTTIKGKVFVLDDNIDTDQIIPAEYLTLVPSKPDEYEKLGSYALIGLPDRYDRFIAEGESKTIYSIIVAGENFGCGSSREHAPIALGAAGLEAVVAQSYARIFFRNCTATGELYPWESEARLVEHFKTGEEATIDFDNNVIINETTGETFTLKSLGDVRPVIDAGGLFDYARQTGMIPTRV, encoded by the coding sequence ATGAGTACGACAATTAAAGGCAAAGTATTTGTCTTGGATGACAATATTGATACCGACCAAATTATTCCTGCGGAATATCTGACCCTTGTACCATCCAAGCCCGATGAATACGAGAAGCTTGGTAGCTATGCCTTGATTGGTCTACCCGATCGCTACGATCGCTTTATTGCCGAAGGCGAAAGCAAGACAATTTACTCGATTATTGTGGCTGGCGAAAATTTCGGTTGTGGCTCCTCCCGTGAACATGCGCCGATCGCGCTTGGTGCGGCGGGACTCGAAGCAGTAGTTGCTCAGTCCTATGCGCGGATTTTCTTCCGTAACTGCACGGCAACAGGTGAGCTATATCCTTGGGAATCCGAGGCACGCTTAGTTGAGCATTTTAAGACTGGTGAAGAAGCGACGATTGATTTTGATAACAATGTCATTATTAATGAGACAACGGGCGAAACCTTTACTTTGAAATCCTTAGGTGATGTCCGTCCTGTGATTGATGCTGGTGGCTTATTTGACTATGCACGTCAAACGGGCATGATTCCTACTCGCGTTTAA